In the genome of Catharus ustulatus isolate bCatUst1 chromosome 1, bCatUst1.pri.v2, whole genome shotgun sequence, the window CAATAAGAAAAATCAGCTACAGGGAAAtataaaggaaggaaaaattatcTTGAGTAGTTAGTTGGGAACCTATGAATGGGAAATAGCAACTCCATTGGCACTAAGAAGTGAGAGAGAGGGAATGTAGTCTGGATGATGTACATTACCTGCAATAATCAGCAGATGATGGTATAGGCAGAGGGAGCGTCAAGCCTGAATGCAAATTCTCAAGTCAGAAAGATGATTCAGCAATGCTCATGAAAAAGGGATTTTCAGAGTAAAAACCAGTCTGGAACCTAGAAGTCACTGGCACATAACTCTGGGGAAAGAATGGACCTGCTGCATGCTTTGGTGTTAGAGAAGGGCAGGAAATAACCTGATTGCCCAGGCAAAGTTATGCCAGGAGCACAGGCTGAACCTCAGCTCAGCAGCGTGGACAAGGGTCCACCCCAAGTCTTGAGGCATATCTGACATGGCATGAGTATCTCTGGTCACCCTGAATGGCACTAGAGATCTAATTAGGCACCTAAATTGCTCCTTAGATGTGTATGCACTAAAATACATAAGAGAGGATAACTTGAGTTCTGTACAAAGCTCAAActtttttataagaaaaatactttacaaaggaaaaaaaaataccatgatCTATCTGACAAACTATAAACTTAAAGCATAGATTTGCCACATTCTTACATGAGAAGTAAAATTAATGCCAGGGCTTCCAACCTCTTCTCATGCTACTTAAGGTAAATGATAACAACTGTTGCACCGGCACAGAAAAGTATTAATGATAGAAGTCGGCTTTCTTTTTGTAGAAATACCAAAAGTAGTACAGAGCGTGATTAGAGGTGGCTCCTGCAAGGACCAGCTGGTCCTCCTCACCATGTCCGAAATGAGGGCAGAGGTGTGAATAAGGTTAACAAGTGGACAGGACAATAAAAAAGGATTGAACCTAGCCCTGAAGCTCAAAACAGCGACTGAGACCTCCACTGGAAAGTTCAAAAGGAAAGAAGCCTGCAAaacaaggaagaaggaaggtccctggctgtgtttgtgcagagGAGGAAATGTGTGTGCCCTGTTACACCAGACCCTTACCTCCAGAGCTACTGTTCCATTCTTCCCTTGGTGGGGCCCTTCGTAAGCCTCTATTTGCTGCTTGGTGAGCCGGGCGAGCTTCTCCGCAAGCTCCCGCCAGCTTTTGCCAAGCTTGACAGCCGAAGTCAATATGATGGTGTCCTGGGTAAGACGTGCCACTAATCCCTGGCAATCTATTTTCAAAAGTGCCTGCAACAATGATTTCCGTTAGTGATCCTTCACCAGAAATTACAAACAGAAcatttaaatttgattttatagCACTATTCTGCATTTCTACACAAGCAGGAAGACTGTTTTACTGTTGTGTTCTTACAAATACACgggggtttttttctacaaaATGGTGTGGCCAACACTTTCAGGGGAAAACTGCCCATGagtttaagaaaaatatcaagCTGGCATTCAGCTGTTTCAGCATTCCAGTTTCAAATGGGTCCTGCCAAGCTTACagattctgaaagaaaaacatacttctccaacaaaaatatttgtgaccaaaaaaaaaaattagcttctTAGAAGTATGGCATGAAACTTGAAAATTAAGTTAGAGCACTATTATACTAAGGTGTGGTCCTTCATCAAGGGCTTTATATGGAAAATCACTAAGCACATTGGCCCACACCTTTTGATTTACTCCTCCCACAGAACTAATAATTTTTTGACCATtaagaagaaatgcaaacatgaaacctttccctcctccttgccaaatgaagatttaattaacaaattaaaatggTTGAAGGAGTAAAACCTTGAAATGCAGATATGTTGCGTTCtcctttctttatttgtttggaaaagagctaatgggaaaaataaatgttgaggtttttttttccttctcctcaagTTAACACCAAAATATTCTACTGAAACTATTGAGGTTTTCAGGGAAAGATCAAGAGCAAAGTacagaaatttttcttgttttttagaTACTGAATTTTACTGCATATCAAGCACTTCTGCAGAAATCAGACATATGTGTGATTTAATTTTGAAGTATTAACCAATAAAATCCTCACAGCAAACAATTAAACTTTGGTAGACAGAATAGAGAAAAGCTGCCTACAGTGTATTGTACAAAATTCTCCTTAATTGGAGACAAAGTTGttcattttgtgtttgctcTAATAAGGAAGAACCATATAAAACACAAAAGGAAGAACcatataaaacacaaaaaatgaagATTCCTTGAAAGTAGTAAGTGAAAATTCTATCCAAAAATTACATGGATGACATCCACATTTATATCTAGCTCTACAAAGACAAGCACCTGCATTGGCACTTCCTAGCAAAAATGTATAGATCTCACAAAACAGgacaacctggtctagtgaaaggtgtcctgCCCATGACAGGATGGGATGAGAcgacctttaaggtcccttccaacccaagccattccatgattctataagCTTAATCTAATATTGCCACTTTTTGCCTGTTTTGTAATGAACTCTGTTTCACTGTATTTAGTTAAGTTTGGACAACTTTCACCCCTCTCCTTTTTATAAAGAGACATGACAGACTTTGCTGTACTTTATACTGGCTCAGTTTTATTCCACTAAGTTCATGTTCTCTTAAGAATCGTAAGTGACCACTGCTACCAAAATTTTCTGAAACCTGCTGAAATTTCTGTCAACACTTCAAAGGGGATAGACTGGTTATGAGAATTCAGTTGAAGTTTACAGTCGAGGATAGTCAAAATGCTTCAGATGAATACTTACAATGTGAGTTTTTAAACATCCATGTTTACTTTTTACTGTATCCATTAATACTTTATTTGCATATTAGAAATTTAATTATCTGCTCTCCCTTAATAGGTTGGTTTAACTTTTCTGTCAGAGTCAAGGAGAGCATGAAGTGAccattaatttcaaattaatttgcaCATAGATCGATAAGTAAATTAGGATTGTTAATAGTGCACCTTATTACGTGGAAGTAATTAGAATAAACTTTTGATTCACATTTGGCAGTATTTAGTCACATAGAAGTTGTCCATTGGATTACAAATGAGGTCCATGAAAATACATACTGAAATACTTGCAGAATCCTTCTTAGGCCTCTACAACATTGACTATGAAGTTGTCAGGTATGGATAGGAAATTTTGCCCTCAACATTTGGATCAAGATTTCCCTTTTAAGTGTATGAAGCTAAGCTAGACAGGCAACTTAGCATAGacaaatatatgtgtatatatatacagatatCGACAtacagatataaatatagatatatagatagagagattgatattgatattgatatcGATATCTATGTATGTATAGATAAATAGAGAgattgatattgatattgatattgatattgatattgatattgatatcgatattgatattgatatcgatattgatattgatattgatatcGATATCTATTTATGTATAGTGGAATTTCCACAGCATAATAATGTTACTTAATACTTCACAACAGGAATGTGTATTTCTCAGAAAAGCAATTTACCAagacaaaagacaaaacaatttCAGTCATggctatttaaaaatcaaagaagtCATCTTAGTCCACCTACTAAATGAACACAGTTCCTGGAGCATTAACAGAAGACTGTTCAGAATTAATTGATCAAAGTATTATTGTTCAGGAGAGTTTGGAAGTATTTTCCACTTCTTGGTTTCTACAACTTTCAGTAATATATTCAGGATTATAAAGATCCTGCAAGGACACAGAATaatgttttcttgtttctaCATTACTACTGGGTAGTTTCTTGGCAATACATTCCCAATAAGCCAGCTAGCTTATGCAATACTTACAACAATGAGTTCATAGAGaaatagtcttttttttttgttagcgTGACAGTCTTGCTTCATCTTCTTCACAACATGTGCAACTCTTTCTGATTCTTTATCAACATGTGCCTCATTAAAGTCATCCAAAGACATATGTGAATATCCCAGCACCTCAGCTAAAGCTCTCCAGTCATAAACACTCTCTGAGACTGTAGACAGAACTACTGAGTAGATATAAGTCAATTTCTTAAATGGCAATGCAATTTGTTCAACAAGATTCTTGGTTGTTAGCTCACTATCAGCAGTGTCCATAGCTTGTTCTTTGGAAATCACTTTTACGTTTTTGCAATGTACAAGACCAATCTTTCTTCTGAGAACTCCCACATACCACTCTTTCATTTTAGTTTGTCCAATGGCCTTAACTTTATCTTCACCTAGCAGTGCTATTGTGTCtcctttaaaatattccagCAAATAGTCAATCTTATTTTGACGTAACACAGTTTTCAAAGCCACTCCATAAGTATTGATGCTCAAAGATTTGTCTTGGAACTTTGGGTATTTTATTGTTGGTATCAAAAGCCATGGTGCAGATTTGATTTCTTTGCGGTTTTGTAGGCGCTTTGGCCTATTAATAATGCCACTTAATTTTGGAGCTGGATCAGGAGTTGTAACATGGAACTCTGTTACTTGGCTACTTTTCAAGATTTTAATctgaacaaggaaaacaaagaaatgcatCTCCCTGCATCCAAGCATGGAAAACAGGAATTGTTGGCGGACCATTTCACCAGTTTTCAACTCctcctttttaatatttctgctttGATCTTCCATTTTTACTTGAAAGTCTGGATCACAGGATACCAAAGAAATGTTTAGATCCTGTGGTTTTTCAAGCAGAAATGTATGCTTTCCCCACAGCTGAAACACCACAGGAGGCAtacttttcccccctttttttatATCACAAATCGTGAGTTTTCCTGGAATGTAGTTATGACCAAAGACTGTAAAAACTGCTGTAAATGATGGATGAATATGTTTGGGACCATAAATTCCAACTGAGACTGTTCTATGGACATAGTCCCACACATTAGTTGCTGGAGGCTGGATTTTGCTTGCTTGTACAGCAATCACTGCATACATCACATGACTTAGGTCTGTTAGCTTCACTTGTATGGTATCTTGGTAAATATAGCAATTCTCTAGCTTCTTAAAAGGTCCTTCTTTGTTGAGACTAAAAAAACACACGATGTCACTCATAACCTGGCTGAGTGGATCATTCTTCACTTTAGCTGCAACTTTTACTTCTAGGAAAATTCCTTCACTTGTGTTGAGGTTGCTCAGTGTAAGTTCTATCAGAGGGCTTACTGTGCTAGACAGTTCATTGTTGCATGACAATGGAGGGTTAAGGATAGCCTTTAAGCCAACTTCTTGGAATTCTCCTGGTAATACATGACCCACAGGAACATGAATGTTGATATCTGAGTCAGGCAGCTGTACTGAACCCCCTTCGTGATTCAGTTTACAAACAACATGAATGTCTGTAGCTTGTGTTTGTGCCCATCCCGGGCTGTGGCTCATGGCTTCTAAATCCAGGCAGGACCGGGTGAGCTGTCGGTGGCTCAGCCAAGCCATCTTGTAGGCTTCACGGTCATTCTGCAGCCATGTCATATCAGAAGCTGTAGAGTTTTGAGGTGCTGCCTTGTGAGGATTAAATCTTCGGTTATCAACTATATCCAGGAAGTCAGAGATGCTCTTGGATCGTCCAGATCTTCTTGCTGAAGTCTTTCTTAGGAGACAGTCAATATCTAGCTCATCACCTGAGGAATCCAAAGAGTCCCTGTTGCTAGAAATTGTAGAGAACAAATAAGGTTTTTCCTTTAAGATGGAAAgatgtttattattttcatttctgttggAAGCAGCGATGTCATGTACAAAAGGGTTGGATCCTGAAAGTTCATTCCAGAAAGGATTAGTCTTGGAAACAGCTTGGGCATGTTTGAATACACCAGGCCAGTCAATATCCAAATCCAGTTTACTTTCATTAAcatctgtttaaaagaaaaaaagaagcatttcctAAAGCACAGAGACTTGAGACATTCTATTCATGTCCAACTGACAGTCTGCTAAACTAAGAGATGGCTAAATTTTCCTCCTCAAATGCACATagataatttctgtatttcccctTTAGGTTTTTAAATGGTGTCAATGTTGATTTAATAAAGAATCTTTCCTAATAGAGTGCTAACAAATTAGTGCTGAATAACAAACTAGTGTTGAAGGATGTAAAAGCATCTTCTTTGAGGTGTTGATCATTATCCACTCATATAATTATTAATTGGCATTGAGTATGATAAAGTTCCATAGGTTCACTTTAATCCATTAATCTTTGCCTCTAACAAAATGCTGTGGATTTCTTACCTTTGTGTCTGTCTCTTCACAAAGATTAAACAATTACAGTTCCATTTTTCAAACACTGCAGACTGTACAGACAAATGCATCATTCCAGATACCTTTTCATGCTAGTGCATGTGCATTTAATTGATAACAGCACTCTTACAATTTATCTCCATGTGTGGAATTGGTTATACTAGCTTTCCATTAGAAAACAGTCATTGATATATTTTATGAGACCTTGTACAACTTGAAGTTTGGACAGAAATGTTTGTGTGACTATTAATTTTCCATGATtgcatttaaatagaaaaatatggGTGTATAAGTGATATTTACATatgttttctaataaaaatactCATTATTAGCAGTAACATCTATTTTTTCTGAGGAAGAGACATCCTTACATTTTATATTAACTTCAGAGAAACTGGTTTACAGTTGGCTGTGACTCACCCTTCTTGCAATGGAATATCTGCAACTTTTTATGCTAAGAATTTCTATTActtcattttgccttttttttttttcctacatgtaGAGGGTATACCATCCCTTCTTTATACATTCTTGCAAAGAGTTTaaattttggagggaaaagtCATTATTTCTATCTTTTTCACCATATCTATAGCTTACATTATTACACTTCTCATAGTACTTTCCATTTCCAAGGTTACTCCATATTGCTCAAATGCAAGCATGACGGTGAATACagccatgaaaagaaaaaaaaaaaaaaatgctagtacttctctttttgtttcctttttcaaattgtaacaaaaagccaaaaccattAAGTCTTTCCACAgttccagaaaattcccagtttggaAGAAGCAAGGTGGAATTTACCTGTTTGCCAGCTGCCTATCTACAAAGCTCTAACCTTGTCTTGCCAAGAGCCTTCCAGGGGAGCTGCCAGGGGGCTTGAGCCCAGGGCAACCTCCTTTTCCTCAAGGATCTTGTCTTGACCAGGGTCACCAGAAAGGGATAGACAGTTCAAGTACCCACTGAAAAGTTCTTTTGTCTCTgcccaaaaaaaatcttttctcgTGTTATTACAGTCAGATCAGTAttgcttattaaaaatatagatTAATTAATCTCAAAATAAACAtaagggttttgtttgggttttttcccccatcctaAAGGCATGTTTCTACAGGAAAAATATGAGCAGAAAGCTCTGTCAGAGCCTGAGTCACAAGGCAACAGCACAATTACTGGGGTGCAGCAtgccagcaaagaaaaaattcctgctCCAGAACTTACACAAGTGTCAGGCTTGCTTTTATACTTGCTACTGGACAAGAAGCTAAAAGAATGCCTATATTGTGGAGGGCAGAATTTTCTCAGCTTTGGGGTTAAAATAGCAAGGAGATTAAATCAACTTTGCCAAGACTGCAGTTTTTAAATTGAGCTAACTTCAAAATTACTCTGCATTCATGTTCTTTAAACCTTAAATGAATCTAGTTTGGATAAGaacttcctcttcttttccccaCCTTGACCCCCAGTAATCTTACTCTAAGTAGCATTTGTTAATGTAAGTTTAAAGATTTCAACTCTTCCTCCCAGTCTGCCTGACCCAGAGTTTTGCAGAAATAATGACTTTAGTTAGAGAGTCTTAGTACAGAAAATAGCAGAAGAGGCATACTGTAGCTGTCTGAAGGTGCCTGGTCATCCACATCAATCAAAGTCCCCTCTGACCGACATCGTGGAATCTCTCCGCTGCTTAGGGAATCTGTTCCACTACTGGAAGAATTTTCCTCCTAGAAGACAGTTAAGCATATAAAACATCAGCAAGTACACAATTTGAAAAAGGGGAAACTGTTGAAGAATAATTGAGCTTTGTTCTTTTAGTGTGacatgaaaacaaaggaaaaaagtgaaggTATAGATCATAAATAAGTTTATGAACTCTGCCCAAGAGCATCACACTCCTGATTTTTACAACCCTATGTGCATCAAACCCAGAAGATGCTACAGCTGCAGTACAATAGGATAACCCAGCCTATAGAGAAGTCCAATAACTCAGAAAATTAAGTATCTTGCAATTGGAACTGAGACAATTATACAATAACTTCCACTCAGGtcttgaataaaatattttttaaaattatatatagaCATGTCTCCTGTTTTCAGGTAAGTTTGAGTAGAGTTATTAAAGGGGAAGATTTATATCTGTAACTTTCCATGACAAACTTTCTGCTTTATTATTCTTCTTATATTACTTGCTGAAAGAAGATCAGGTCCAATTTCCTTTTAGTCAGCCCTAGAATGACTTAAAGTATCCTTCCTTAGAAACCACACCAGGACAGCAACAGCCTGAGAGAGGACATTCAggtctcttttcttccttgttctGGCTACAAGAAGCTGTGTTTCATTTTGGTGCAGTCCCTTTGAGGCAGACAACAGAAGGATGAGCCCCTCAAGGTACATTGCCTAATGCTGAAGAGAGCAAGAATTGTGTCTCCTAAAGAAAGAGGAGTCACAGAAGTTCCAAGTGAGCATTTAGTATCCTAAAtgctgaaattactgtatcccAGAAACAGAAgctagaagaaataaaatacgAGATCTTTCATGCAGAAAAGCTCTTCAGGCTAATGCTAAAAAACAAGACATCACTTTCCCAGAATCCTCTCACACATCTTATATGTAGTGAGGTATGGATGCTGATGACCAACAGATCCATCAAGATATCTGGGGGAAAATGAgataaacaaagaaacaaggaaggggaaggaagagagaaggaaaaaatccaaaagttTTTTGGGTCCAGCCATGGGATACAATAGTCAACCTTGGGAGTCTGAAATATTGCAGCCTGTTACTCCTGAAGCAAACATTGCAGTGTAAGTAAACctctttttatctttattaagtttaaaatgaagaataaaagaaCTGGGCctgtttttgctgcagctgtaagaaaaaggaattttcagtTCCAGTCTGGTAGGCGAGTTATGGGGAAAGGAAGCATACTTTATATCCAAGCATTACTGCACAGAAAGATGAAGCCAGCATTTTTGTTCCATTGCACAATGCCATGGTTTAAGATGTATCTTTTTATCCCTGCAAATATAAATTGGTACTTTTTGCTCTAACCACAAGAGGTACCTTCAGTTAATGGCAGCCTGTTCAGGAGCTGTTTTGTACACAAGCAGGGTGCAAGGCTGAGGCCAGGCAAAGTTCAACAGTCACCCAGCACCTCCAAGGGCTGTAGGGACTTTCAGGTTCCTTTGTTACCAGAAATCTCTTTTATTTGGCCTTTGAAGTCCTGATTTTAGCTAGCAGGTAAAGTTAGCCTCCAATGCCAATACATCCTGGCTCCTGCTACTATTACCCCACCAGAACAAAGCTGGAAACTAAAATGTGTCCTTAAGCTCAATACCATTGATTCCAACATCTGGTATTCCACATCTGTATAAAGATATCACCATTTCTGCTGTCTCTGATAAGTGAGAATACTTGATAACATATACAGACTTCTTTGAAAGAAATCaattttgctttgctgctgcatctcaaaatgctgaaaaactgaacaaattgtatttttctctctggattCCACATACAAGTTGTGGAGGTTTAATCACGCCAGCATAAGGTATCCATATTCTAAAATCTCACTAAATGCACAAAAAGTAAGTCTTCGTTTTACAGTACCAGTGTACTTGTTGCCAGCACTAATCTCTGACTACTTACTGATAATGCACCAGTGAATTTAAGAatataaaatagttttaaatagTTAAAACACCTACAATTATTTCAATAGTTACATAAAATGGGAGGCAGGATGAAGGATGAAGAAAGGGTACAAGAGTGCAAATGTACAAGGGTTAAAATAGGAAACCCatggagaagggagaagaagagaggaagagagaaaggaaaacaatctCTTTACACAGGGGGATTATATTGAAAGAGACATGACAACAAGACTGCATGTGGAAGTCTTTTAAACAACAAGGACTTCTGCAAATAGAACAAACCATTTCCTAAAAGTTCCCTCTGAGAATTCCTCAAAATGTTCATCACCAGCATGGCACAGAGAGAGAGCAAAGGCAGatactgaaaaggaaaaccacTTTCAAAAATAATCCTCCACCCCCAAGATAGCATTTTCTGGAATGACAGGATGATGAGGGATCCCTTGTGATTGAGGCACATTTTCAGGCCAGCCAAGCTGAGGATGAGGGAAGGGGGGATATATAAACATTCCTGGGCAAAAGATGACCACATTTGGCCAGGATGTCAAGGGATGTGGGAAATGCTGGGGACAAGCTGTacacacatccctggggacagggcaatGTGCCTCTTACACAGGATTACATGAGCTGACACCAGGGTTGGGTCccacctcttttttctttctatgagactaaaaaaataagaaatccaAATGCTTGCCCTTTTTCCATGGATATATTCTGTGATAAAATAGCATCAAAATTAAACTTTTGATAGCACAAACCTATTAACTGGAACTTACCTGAACAAATTCTGAAGAACATGTGGGATTTACAGCCATACTGATCAACATTGAAAAGGAAAGTTATAAAAAGCTTTTGCTACAAAAAGGGGGAACTATGTATAGGAAGAACCAGAGACCAAGCTTTTCATTTGCTGTAGCAACTGAATAAGAAAGACATAAAATGACAAGTGCTTAATGGTGCAAGGAATTATTTGACTGATGGCATGTCAAGTCACAGTGGGAAGTCAGGAGGGAATGAAGAAGTGAAGAGGTTGGGAGGAGATCAGCTGTGGAGGTGACCAGTGAGTGAACCTGAGTGACTGCTGAGAGATGTGGCACTTTTTGTATGAGGGCAAGCAACAGATAGCCAGGTGCATTCTGCTGAGGATTGCTTGACCCTTAAGGGCTTGTAACTCAGGacccagagcactgctggtAGCATTGTTACAGCGTAAGAAAAATGCACTAGATGCCCTAGAGGATGAAGAAAGTCTTGGGTAGGAAGTTCAGTTTCACAGGAGACAGATTTGCTGCAGACAGAATTTTTGCTGCATAAAATGCCTCGGGAAATTTCTTCCAGGCCTTTCAAAATTCAAGTGCaccttggtttgttttggggtttttttttccattctcacTACCAAAAAACCCATATCCTGCTCTGTCTAAAACGGgtaatgaagaaaataagaaaagccCAAAGGCAAACACTTTCCCACTTCCTTTGCCTTCAAAAATAAGAGAACACATTCCATTGTGTTTTTTAAGTATCAACATCCCAGAGAAAAACACCAGCAATTTATATTTCATTCTACCTTAATCCTTCTTCAAAAGCAGGTTTTGTTAAGAACAGAGGTGTCCTGTGGCCATGGCTCCCCATGGATTTCTACATGTTCCCCACACAGACAGAGCtacctttatttaaaaagattCATGGCCTTTGTATCCTGAGGATGAAGTTCATGTATTAGCAGtaacagagcaagaaaaagtGATGGTGATGTGTCTCATTCCTCATGCTCATTTTTGTGTTATGGGGGAAAATTTTTTCCTACTTATATGGGTTGTATTGTTAGAGTTTCaagtttctttctgaaaaaggagaaatataaaTTCCtcataatattaaataaaatgctcCTCATCTAACCAAATACTGAGTatactgaattatttaaattctattatatagagagaagaaaaggaattctGAAGAGACAGCAATACACAGAAAAGGGATTGTTTCAGAGGGACTGCACATCACCAACAAACTTAAACCACTGCCCATTCTCAGCAGACTAACATATTTGGGAGTAAACATGAACTACATTACTAAGCCATATTGTTACTGTCCCTGGGCTCTTGAGGCCTAGAACAGCTTTATGCAGCTCAGAGTTCGACAAGAGGCTCTTGGACCCAAGTAACAAATCTTTGATTACAGAGCTGTACTGTGGCAGTACAGATGGAACATTCAGCTGAAATGAGGAAGCCTTTGACTTATTTTAGTCTGGTGCATGTGAGGCAGTCAAGGAAATGCATCTTTTTTCTCATGTCTAACAGAGTCAAAATTGGCTCTTAATGCTCAACATTGAAAGTACTCAACCCCTAATACTAATACTCAGCAGTAACATTAATGATTTAGTATGACCCAATACCTTGCCATTTTGACTGTAATTATAGAAAGGGATTTTCAATAGATGTAGCTGCTAGTTTACTG includes:
- the MACC1 gene encoding metastasis-associated in colon cancer protein 1 translates to MFNIAQNCILPFRNQEENSSSSGTDSLSSGEIPRCRSEGTLIDVDDQAPSDSYNVNESKLDLDIDWPGVFKHAQAVSKTNPFWNELSGSNPFVHDIAASNRNENNKHLSILKEKPYLFSTISSNRDSLDSSGDELDIDCLLRKTSARRSGRSKSISDFLDIVDNRRFNPHKAAPQNSTASDMTWLQNDREAYKMAWLSHRQLTRSCLDLEAMSHSPGWAQTQATDIHVVCKLNHEGGSVQLPDSDINIHVPVGHVLPGEFQEVGLKAILNPPLSCNNELSSTVSPLIELTLSNLNTSEGIFLEVKVAAKVKNDPLSQVMSDIVCFFSLNKEGPFKKLENCYIYQDTIQVKLTDLSHVMYAVIAVQASKIQPPATNVWDYVHRTVSVGIYGPKHIHPSFTAVFTVFGHNYIPGKLTICDIKKGGKSMPPVVFQLWGKHTFLLEKPQDLNISLVSCDPDFQVKMEDQSRNIKKEELKTGEMVRQQFLFSMLGCREMHFFVFLVQIKILKSSQVTEFHVTTPDPAPKLSGIINRPKRLQNRKEIKSAPWLLIPTIKYPKFQDKSLSINTYGVALKTVLRQNKIDYLLEYFKGDTIALLGEDKVKAIGQTKMKEWYVGVLRRKIGLVHCKNVKVISKEQAMDTADSELTTKNLVEQIALPFKKLTYIYSVVLSTVSESVYDWRALAEVLGYSHMSLDDFNEAHVDKESERVAHVVKKMKQDCHANKKKRLFLYELIVALLKIDCQGLVARLTQDTIILTSAVKLGKSWRELAEKLARLTKQQIEAYEGPHQGKNGTVALEMMWKPAYDFLYTWAAHYGDGYRDVLQDLQSALDKMKNPVTKQWRELTGALILVNCMEVLRASAFSKMEEE